The following proteins come from a genomic window of Denitromonas sp.:
- a CDS encoding ABC transporter substrate-binding protein, giving the protein MCAWPSTTPIARAASTARRSSSSRSTTATRSNETVRLLKEGIDTHAPLAIVNILGTANTAAVLKSGVLEAARIPLIGPYTGADHLRTPLNPWVFHVRASYAEEVERIVRHFANSGIKRVGILHEDDPFGESIHSAFVDALKTYGLSASGRGVSPRGSVDVSAAIATVMASDPQGVLIGTAGSPTAVTVKAAHAAGLFAPKVGISVNDAAQIIKTAGADAARGFGMVSVMPDPAACTLPICEELRTLHATHGDRGETLSPNTMEGFVSARLLLLAAGNAAPPLTRTKLRDAIESLNPANLSGFMLSYSPTRHNGSTYRDIGVIGAGGRMMY; this is encoded by the coding sequence GTGTGCGCCTGGCCCTCGACGACGCCAATCGCAAGGGCGGCATCCACGGCCAGAAGATCAAGCTCGTCGCGCTCGACGACCGCTACGAGGTCGAACGAAACCGTCCGCCTGCTCAAGGAGGGCATCGACACCCATGCGCCGCTGGCCATCGTGAACATCCTGGGCACCGCCAACACCGCGGCCGTGCTCAAGAGCGGCGTGCTCGAGGCGGCCCGGATCCCGCTGATCGGTCCCTACACCGGCGCCGACCATCTGCGCACACCGCTCAACCCCTGGGTGTTCCATGTGCGCGCCAGCTATGCCGAAGAGGTCGAGCGCATCGTCCGGCATTTTGCCAACTCCGGCATCAAGCGCGTCGGCATCCTGCATGAAGACGACCCCTTCGGCGAATCGATCCACAGCGCGTTTGTCGACGCCCTCAAGACCTACGGGCTGAGCGCCAGCGGCCGGGGCGTCAGCCCGCGCGGCAGCGTCGATGTCTCCGCCGCCATCGCCACCGTGATGGCCAGCGACCCGCAAGGCGTGCTGATCGGCACGGCCGGGTCACCGACAGCGGTAACCGTCAAGGCCGCCCATGCCGCCGGCCTGTTCGCGCCCAAGGTCGGCATCTCGGTCAACGATGCGGCCCAGATCATCAAGACCGCCGGCGCCGACGCGGCGCGCGGCTTCGGCATGGTCTCGGTCATGCCCGACCCGGCAGCCTGCACGCTGCCGATCTGCGAGGAGCTGCGCACCCTGCACGCCACCCATGGCGACCGCGGCGAAACACTCTCGCCCAACACCATGGAAGGCTTCGTATCGGCGCGCCTGCTGCTGCTCGCCGCCGGCAACGCCGCGCCCCCGCTGACCCGCACCAAGCTGCGCGACGCGATCGAGTCGCTCAACCCGGCCAATCTGTCCGGTTTCATGCTGAGCTACTCGCCCACCCGCCACAACGGCTCCACCTACCGCGACATCGGCGTCATCGGCGCCGGTGGCCGCATGATGTACTGA